The Cucumis melo cultivar AY chromosome 6, USDA_Cmelo_AY_1.0, whole genome shotgun sequence genome includes a region encoding these proteins:
- the LOC103490889 gene encoding small heat shock protein, chloroplastic-like isoform X1 gives MASSIALRRLAASSATKLFNPVRSASVLPSSLARSFNTNAQMTNYDDDDRSVDVDRRSDRSLSRSRDRFPGFGGNVFDPFSPTRSLSQVLNLMDQFMEDPFLAASRGVGAGTRRGWDVKEDDNALYLRMDMPGLSKDDVRVSVEQNTLIIKGEEAKESEDEEDRRRFSSRLDLPANLYELNSIKAEMKNGVLKVAVPKVKEEERKDVRHVTVE, from the exons ATGGCTTCTTCCATCGCTCTCCGAAGGCTTGCCGCTTCCTCTGCAACTAAGCTTTTCAATCCTGTTCGCTCAGCCTCTGTTCTCCCCTCCTCTCTTGCTCGTTCTTTCAACACCAATGCTCAGATGACCAACTACGACGATGACGACCGCTCTGTTGATGTGGACCGACGCTCTGACCGCTCCCTCTCTCGTTCTCGTGATCGCTTCCCTGGTTTCGGAGGTA ATGTGTTCGATCCATTTTCTCCAACTAGGAGCCTAAGCCAGGTTCTGAATCTGATGGATCAGTTCATGGAGGACCCATTTCTGGCAGCATCACGAGGAGTAGGAGCAGGAACAAGGAGGGGCTGGGACGTGAAAGAAGACGATAATGCTCTATATCTACGAATGGACATGCCAGGACTGAGCAAAGATGATGTGAGGGTGAGTGTGGAGCAGAACACACTGATCATCAAAGGAGAGGAAGCGAAAGAATCGGAAGACGAAGAAGATCGTAGACGATTCTCGAGCAGACTAGACTTGCCTGCGAATCTGTACGAACTGAATTCAATCAAAGCAGAGATGAAGAATGGGGTGCTGAAAGTGGCAGTGCCAaaagtgaaggaagaagaaagaaaggatgTGAGACATGTTACTGTTGAGTAG
- the LOC103490889 gene encoding small heat shock protein, chloroplastic-like isoform X2: MASSIALRRLAASSATKLFNPVRSASVLPSSLARSFNTNAQMTNYDDDDRSVDVDRRSDRSLSRSRDRFPGFGDVFDPFSPTRSLSQVLNLMDQFMEDPFLAASRGVGAGTRRGWDVKEDDNALYLRMDMPGLSKDDVRVSVEQNTLIIKGEEAKESEDEEDRRRFSSRLDLPANLYELNSIKAEMKNGVLKVAVPKVKEEERKDVRHVTVE; this comes from the exons ATGGCTTCTTCCATCGCTCTCCGAAGGCTTGCCGCTTCCTCTGCAACTAAGCTTTTCAATCCTGTTCGCTCAGCCTCTGTTCTCCCCTCCTCTCTTGCTCGTTCTTTCAACACCAATGCTCAGATGACCAACTACGACGATGACGACCGCTCTGTTGATGTGGACCGACGCTCTGACCGCTCCCTCTCTCGTTCTCGTGATCGCTTCCCTGGTTTCGGAG ATGTGTTCGATCCATTTTCTCCAACTAGGAGCCTAAGCCAGGTTCTGAATCTGATGGATCAGTTCATGGAGGACCCATTTCTGGCAGCATCACGAGGAGTAGGAGCAGGAACAAGGAGGGGCTGGGACGTGAAAGAAGACGATAATGCTCTATATCTACGAATGGACATGCCAGGACTGAGCAAAGATGATGTGAGGGTGAGTGTGGAGCAGAACACACTGATCATCAAAGGAGAGGAAGCGAAAGAATCGGAAGACGAAGAAGATCGTAGACGATTCTCGAGCAGACTAGACTTGCCTGCGAATCTGTACGAACTGAATTCAATCAAAGCAGAGATGAAGAATGGGGTGCTGAAAGTGGCAGTGCCAaaagtgaaggaagaagaaagaaaggatgTGAGACATGTTACTGTTGAGTAG
- the LOC103490892 gene encoding small heat shock protein, chloroplastic isoform X1, which yields MASSIALRRLAASSASKLIRPVRSASVLPSSVGRSFNTDAHMTNYDDHDRSLDVDRRSDRSLSRSRDRYPGFGGNVFDPFSPTRSLSQVLNLMDQFMEDPFLAASRGVGAGSRRGWDVKEDDNALYLRMDMPGLSKDDVKVSVEQNTLIIKGEAAKESEDEEDRRRFSSRLDLPANLYELNSIKAEMKNGVLKVAVPKVKEEERKDVRHVTVE from the exons ATGGCTTCTTCCATCGCTCTCCGAAGGCTTGCCGCTTCCTCCGCCTCTAAACTTATCCGTCCTGTTCGCTCTGCCTCTGTTCTCCCTTCCTCTGTTGGTCGTTCGTTCAACACCGATGCTCACATGACCAACTACGATGACCACGATCGTTCTCTTGATGTGGACCGCCGCTCTGACCGCTCCCTCTCTCGTTCTCGTGATCGTTATCCTGGTTTTGGAGGTA ATGTGTTCGATCCATTTTCTCCGACTAGAAGCCTAAGCCAGGTGCTGAATCTGATGGACCAGTTCATGGAGGACCCATTTCTGGCAGCATCACGAGGAGTAGGAGCAGGGTCAAGGAGGGGTTGGGACGTGAAAGAAGATGACAATGCTCTATATCTACGAATGGACATGCCAGGACTGAGCAAAGACGATGTGAAGGTGAGCGTGGAGCAGAACACACTGATCATCAAAGGAGAGGCAGCAAAAGAATCCGAAGATGAAGAAGACCGTAGACGATTCTCGAGCCGATTGGACTTGCCTGCGAATCTGTACGAACTGAATTCGATCAAAGCAGAGATGAAGAATGGTGTGCTGAAAGTGGCAGTGCCAAaggtgaaggaagaagaaaggaaggatgTGAGGCATGTTACTGTTGAGTAA
- the LOC103490892 gene encoding small heat shock protein, chloroplastic isoform X2, translating to MASSIALRRLAASSASKLIRPVRSASVLPSSVGRSFNTDAHMTNYDDHDRSLDVDRRSDRSLSRSRDRYPGFGDVFDPFSPTRSLSQVLNLMDQFMEDPFLAASRGVGAGSRRGWDVKEDDNALYLRMDMPGLSKDDVKVSVEQNTLIIKGEAAKESEDEEDRRRFSSRLDLPANLYELNSIKAEMKNGVLKVAVPKVKEEERKDVRHVTVE from the exons ATGGCTTCTTCCATCGCTCTCCGAAGGCTTGCCGCTTCCTCCGCCTCTAAACTTATCCGTCCTGTTCGCTCTGCCTCTGTTCTCCCTTCCTCTGTTGGTCGTTCGTTCAACACCGATGCTCACATGACCAACTACGATGACCACGATCGTTCTCTTGATGTGGACCGCCGCTCTGACCGCTCCCTCTCTCGTTCTCGTGATCGTTATCCTGGTTTTGGAG ATGTGTTCGATCCATTTTCTCCGACTAGAAGCCTAAGCCAGGTGCTGAATCTGATGGACCAGTTCATGGAGGACCCATTTCTGGCAGCATCACGAGGAGTAGGAGCAGGGTCAAGGAGGGGTTGGGACGTGAAAGAAGATGACAATGCTCTATATCTACGAATGGACATGCCAGGACTGAGCAAAGACGATGTGAAGGTGAGCGTGGAGCAGAACACACTGATCATCAAAGGAGAGGCAGCAAAAGAATCCGAAGATGAAGAAGACCGTAGACGATTCTCGAGCCGATTGGACTTGCCTGCGAATCTGTACGAACTGAATTCGATCAAAGCAGAGATGAAGAATGGTGTGCTGAAAGTGGCAGTGCCAAaggtgaaggaagaagaaaggaaggatgTGAGGCATGTTACTGTTGAGTAA